AAATGTTTGAGACTATCAGCAGAAAGCCAGAGATAGATGCTTATGACACAAGGGGAAAGAAATTGGATGACATCCGTGGAGATATAGAGTTGCGGGATATATATTTCAGTTATCCAGCCAGACCAGATGAGCAAATATTTAGTGGGTTCTCTCTTTCTATCCCAAGTGGCACGACTGCAGCTTTGGTTGGACAAAGTGGAAGTGGGAAGTCGACTGTTGTCAGTCTGATAGAGAGATTTTATGATCCACAAGCTGGGGAAGTTCTTATTGATGGTGTCAACCTCAAAGAGTTCCAGCTGAAGTGGATTAGGGAAAAAATTGGACTTGTCAGCCAAGAACCTGCATTGTTTACTGCCAGTATCAGGGATAATATTGCATATGGAAAAGATGGAGCAACAATTGAGGAGATAAGAGCTGCAGCTGAACTTGCCAATGCTGCTAAATTCATTGATAAACTACCTCAGGTGCTAACGAGTTGCCTATTGATCAAAATTCAGTAGTTTCTCTTTATTCACTTAATTTAGAACTTGCATTTTGCATCCCGCAGGGACTAGACACCATGGCTGGTGAGCACGGAACTCAGCTATCCGGTGGACAGAAGCAAAGAATTGCAATAGCGAGAGCCATCCTGAAGGATCCGAGGATTTTACTTTTAGATGAAGCCACAAGTGCACTTGATGCAGAATCTGAAAGGATAGTTCAGGAGGCATTAGACAGGATTATGGTCAACCGAACAACTGTTATTGTTGCTCACCGTCTTAGTACAATTAGGAATGCTGATGTAATTGCTGTCATTCATCGTGGAAAGTTAGTCGAAAAAGGTATCATATGTTTAAAACTCAGAGCATACATATACAGCAATCTTAAACATGCTTGTCATCCTGTGGTGAAGTTTTTGTTATGAAATGGGCTACCTTGTCTTCACATTGTCACACATACTCAGCAGTTTCAATCTTTGGAAAATATACTctgtatttatattattttaggaGTCCTTGGTGCAAAATTCCTACTTTTACTAAATTTgccataaaaatttaataatgatgTCTGCTTTCTAGCCATTTGAATTTCTTCAACTAGATTAGCCGTCAAAATTTCAACTTGGTTTAAAAAATTGTCTTGATTGGCTATACattcatgatttctatgattacgCTTTGTTTCTGTGATTTTAATCCATTATTTGAAGTAAAATCTAATCTAATACggagtttttttatttaataggcTCACATTCAGAATTGCTTTCGGATCCTGAAGGAGCATACTCTCAGCTTATACGCTTACAAGAGGTAAATAAAGGTTCAGAACATGCAGCAGAGAACCATAAAAGATCAGATCTTTCTTCCGAATCCTTTAGACAATCAAGTCAAAAAATTTCACTGCAAAGATCCATTAGTCGGGGATCATCTGGCGTAGGAAACAGCAGCCGCCATTCGTTCTCAGCACCATTTGGTTTACCTACAGGAATTAATGTTGCTGAAAATTCCCAAGAAGAAACTGAGGTTTCTCCATCACAAGAAAAAGCTCCAGAGGTCCCAATCAGTCGCCTTGCATATCTCAACAAGCCTGAGATTCCTGTGCTTACACTTGCAACTATAGCAGCTTCTCTGAACGGTGTTATATTTCCAATTTTTGGAATACTTCTTTCTAGAGTGATCAAATCATTTTTTGATCCCACACCTCATGAATTAAGAAAGGATACGAAGTTCTGGGCAATAATCTTTATGATACTTGGGGTGGCATCGTTTTTGGTACTTCCATCACAATTTTACTTCTTTGGTGTGGCTGGAAATAGATTAATACAGCGTATACGAACAATTTGCTTTGAGAAGGTAGTTCATATGGAGGTTGGTTGGTTTGATGATCCTCAGCACTCAAGTGGTGCAATTGGTGCTAGGCTTTCAGCAGATGCAGCGCTAGTTCGTGCTCTAGTTGGAGACGCACTAGCTCAGCTGGTCCAAAATATTGCAACAGCAGTAGCAGGTCTAGTCATTGCCTTCACTGCAAGTTGGCAATTGGCCTTCATTATTCTTGCACTAATTCCTCTAATTGGAGTCAATGGATATGTTCAAGTGAAGTTCATGCAAGGGTTCAGTGCTGATGCAAAGGTACGGATTTTATTATGTAATCTTGTATTTCAATGGCTCATGGGTTTCAGGAAAAAGAAACTAGGGAAATCTTTCAAATCAAGGAGCTTAGAAACTTATATTACCACATGTCATTTTGAAACTATTTGTCTTAACATAAATCTGATTGTCTTCAGATGATGTATGAGGAAGCAAGCCAGGTTGCAAATGATGCAGTGGGGAGTATAAGAACTGTTGCCTCTTTCTGCGCGGAAGAAAAGGTGATGCAAATGTACAAAAAGAAATGTGAAGGCCCTTTGAAGACAGGAGTAAGGCAAGGCCTTATAAGTGGAATAGGATTTGGTGTGTCTTTCTTCTTGCTGTTCTCTGTGTATGCAACCAGTTTCTATGCAGGAGCTCAACTTGTTAAGCACGGGAAAACAACATTCTCGGATGTTTTTCAAGTGAGTATATCTTCCTTATTTCTATAGTTTCTCCTGAAGGCTTCCTAAAGACTAACCATGTTCAAATTATGTTGCAGGTTTTCTTTGCTTTAACCATGACAGCTTTAGGAATTTCTCAATCAAGCTCTTTTGCTCCTGACTCCTCCAAGGCTAAGAATGCTGCTGCTTCTATATTTTCAATTATTGACCGAAAGTCAAAGATAGATCCAAGTGATGAGTCAGGAATGATACTAGAGAATGTACGAGGAGAGATTGAGCTTCGTCATATAAGCTTTAAGTA
The sequence above is a segment of the Manihot esculenta cultivar AM560-2 chromosome 5, M.esculenta_v8, whole genome shotgun sequence genome. Coding sequences within it:
- the LOC110614852 gene encoding ABC transporter B family member 11, translated to MAEENGLNGVAKTHEASTSKTHEEKSAINGNSQETEKSKGDEKTNTVPFHKLFSFADSLDILLMIVGTIGAVGNGISLPLMTIFLGDTINAFGENQNKDVVHVVSKVSLKFVYLAVGSAVASFLQVACWIVTGERQAARIRGLYLQTILRQDIAFFDKETNTGEVIGRMSGDTVLIQDAMGEKVGKFLQLVSTFFGGFVVAFIKGWLLTLVLLSSIPLLVLAGAAMSITIAKMASRGQTAYAKAASVVEQTIGSIRTVASFTGEKQAISNYKKFLVTAYNSGVHEGLATGLGLGVVMLIVFCSYALAIWFGGKMILEKGYSGGNVINVIIAVLSGSMSLGQASPCMSAFAAGQAAAYKMFETISRKPEIDAYDTRGKKLDDIRGDIELRDIYFSYPARPDEQIFSGFSLSIPSGTTAALVGQSGSGKSTVVSLIERFYDPQAGEVLIDGVNLKEFQLKWIREKIGLVSQEPALFTASIRDNIAYGKDGATIEEIRAAAELANAAKFIDKLPQGLDTMAGEHGTQLSGGQKQRIAIARAILKDPRILLLDEATSALDAESERIVQEALDRIMVNRTTVIVAHRLSTIRNADVIAVIHRGKLVEKGSHSELLSDPEGAYSQLIRLQEVNKGSEHAAENHKRSDLSSESFRQSSQKISLQRSISRGSSGVGNSSRHSFSAPFGLPTGINVAENSQEETEVSPSQEKAPEVPISRLAYLNKPEIPVLTLATIAASLNGVIFPIFGILLSRVIKSFFDPTPHELRKDTKFWAIIFMILGVASFLVLPSQFYFFGVAGNRLIQRIRTICFEKVVHMEVGWFDDPQHSSGAIGARLSADAALVRALVGDALAQLVQNIATAVAGLVIAFTASWQLAFIILALIPLIGVNGYVQVKFMQGFSADAKMMYEEASQVANDAVGSIRTVASFCAEEKVMQMYKKKCEGPLKTGVRQGLISGIGFGVSFFLLFSVYATSFYAGAQLVKHGKTTFSDVFQVFFALTMTALGISQSSSFAPDSSKAKNAAASIFSIIDRKSKIDPSDESGMILENVRGEIELRHISFKYPSRPDIQIFRDLSLAIHSGKTVALVGESGSGKSTVISLLQRFYDPDSGHITLDGVEIQRLQVKWLRQQMGLVSQEPVLFNDTIRANIAYGKDEDATEAEILAASEMANAHKFISSLQQGYDTIVGERGVQLSGGQKQRVAIARAIIKSPKILLLDEATSALDAESERVVQDALDRVMVNRTTVVVAHRLSTIKNADVIAVVKNGVVVEKGKHETLINIKDGFYASLVALHMTASTA